From the Cucumis sativus cultivar 9930 chromosome 5, Cucumber_9930_V3, whole genome shotgun sequence genome, the window CATGAAATTTAGGCAGAGGGTGTTTTGTAAATAACCTCCACAGGATTTAGCTCAGTAGGAGCAATAGAAGGGTCATCGTAAATCGCGTTCAGAATTGACACATCATTGTCGAGATAAGCCTTCAAAGAAGCAACCACAAGCCCACTGCAACACTTCCTCATAAGGTCCCTTGGGCCCTTCCCATTCTTACAAGCAATATTGGTGAAATACCCTGTCATCCCAGGCGGGTTGTCGTCCAAAATGTCCATATGACCATAGTTCACAGCCACAAAATGGGCGCAAGTAGGcttacattttttgaaaaatgcaaTATGGTTGAGGCCATCGGGAGCACAGGCGCATGTGACTGGAGTAGCCTTCTGCGGACCTAGCCCAGTCCCGACAACCGTGATGGGTAAGGAAATTTTGAAGGGTTGAGAAGGGGGGTCTAGGATTTGGGGTTCGGGTCGGAAGAATTTGCTTCCAGCTACTGGATCGATGCCAATTATGGCGGAGAAGGGAAGAGAAGGGCTACCCCAGCCTAAGGCTAAGGAGAAGGCTGTTTTGCCACCTCGGCTGTGGCCTAATAGACTTAGTTTTGAAAGGTCTCCTTTCACGTTGGTTGGGAGTAATGGGTCAAGTCCTGACGATAACCATTTTATCACATCTACTGCTGACTTTATTTCATCCATTTCACTTGTGGTTGGCATTACGTACAACTGAAATTATAACCAAAGTATTATACACTCATTTTTAATACAAAGTTAGGTTTACACTACGAAAATAATAAGGAAATATACCTTTTTTATCaacttaattagttttgaaaaatacagGAGCATTTAGTCCtcatgttttaagtttttatgaatagttttaaatgtcctttatttatatataaaaaatggatCAAATGTGGAAGTGTCATTatgatttagaaaataactatttttttaaatctttttccTCGTCTATCTCATCTTTATTCCCACAATCTCTCTTCTCGCCTTccattaataaattttcaaaaataaaaattctttcAGTGAtcaaaaaaagatatttcttttccaaataacaatatatgtttgtttcaTTCCAATAACCCAATAAAGTGGcgaaataaatatcaaaatgttaaaataaaaataaataataagttatgaattataaaaGTTCATTCCATGACCAATTGTTGTACACAATCATGGGTGTAGCCCTTACTTAACAATCAAgtatttttaaggaaaaaaccTTACAAAAATTGACCATTTTGTAATTCTATTTTGTAACCATTTCATCAAGtatatttgaaactttattttagttattcaaatttaacttgaTTTTTGATAACGTGagtaaaaaatagatataaagaaagagattttaaaaatgaaagagatgtTTAAAGACttagctttaaaaaaaataattaccaaATAAATAAGGCTTTAATGTTTGAGTCTAGAAGAAAATGTGTGTTTTGGTTCATAGGTTCGAAGAGGTACATTTTATATTCTcaagtatttagaaataggTCCGTTAGgttttatgaatttatgaATTACATATTTTAGCTCTAAGATTTTAAGAAtgagtttaaaagttttaggaagaaattttattattttaaatatttatatgacattttaaatttagaaaaagaaactgtattgaaaatttaggcTCCAATTGATAAtctattcaattttttgtttttgtttttaaatttttgcttACGAAAAGCAAAAACATATGTGTGacagattttgttttttcgtttttaaaacaaaatattattttttcattttcagttttcgttcctaattttaaaaacaagtttattgtttaaaaaacagaaagtAAATTAGCTAACAAAAacacacttttaaaaaaattcattttcaaaaacaaaaaacagaaaacaaatagTTTACCAACCATGTTCCAGCAGATCCAAATAcatctatttttcaaaactcaaaaactaaaaatgtaaaacttgAAAATCTATAAACCCAACACCTATTCTTCAAAACTATAGAACTAAAggaatatgtattttttcacattcaaaaaatttaaacaatcaaatatagcaaaatgtttGGAATTAATGATATATAGACAATCTCTCTAAACCATGAAAAACTCTAACTTTGTCCCATTTTTTTGTTGaccaaaattaaacttaaaatgagTGTATATAATCGTGGGagtatttcttaatttgtaagtacatacatacatatagaTTATAAGTAAGCTAATTAAGGTTTATGCATGGGTTTTACCTGTGGAGCAGCAATAACATAGCCATGGGAAGCTATAAGGGTGAGGAAATCAGTGTAGAAGGATCCATAACAGCTGAAGCCATGAAAGAACAAAATGGCTGGATATAAACCTGGAGTTTTGGGTGTGAACACCAACAGTGGctttgaagttgaaaatatgTCTGTTGTCTTGGTGATCACACCTActtcaaattttcctttttcaaaaactcCGTCATATGGATGTGGATCCAGATCCACCACAGATGAAACAGCAGCTGAtttactttttcctttcacGTCCACTACTACTGCCGccattgttattttgtaaatttgttgACCTCTCTATGCTAATAACCTTTCAATTTAACCTTCTTCAATTGCGCACCTACTTCTGTCACACTATTCCTCATTTATATACCCAAAATATCATTTACTTTCAATTGATGCATATTTCTCTAAAACACGACAAAATGCCACTTAACataaatgtaatataaaatcaaacgTTCTAACTTCTttatatatcataattagaacgttttatttgcttttctaaaatttttgtttttgtatttctttcaaaattatccaTCATGTTACACATTTTTCCATCCAAACCCTCCTAAAACACAATAATATTTTCGTTGCCATAAAAGAAGTATATCTatccattaattaaaatagcaAATCTTCATAGGGGTttgaatatatacacataatcTCCTGATGATCTGCTTGCTGAATGATTGATTCACTCAAAAGTTTGTATGTTAATACATgcaaagtaaatttaataccCTTTTCACAttccaaatttttgttttgtgattAAATTAAGGTGGAGCAGATATGATCTTAAAATGGACACTTGATGGTAATAGTTATCCTAAAACagtaaaaaagtaaaagatagGTTATTACCCCGATGGCCATA encodes:
- the LOC101206529 gene encoding chlorophyllase-1 encodes the protein MAAVVVDVKGKSKSAAVSSVVDLDPHPYDGVFEKGKFEVGVITKTTDIFSTSKPLLVFTPKTPGLYPAILFFHGFSCYGSFYTDFLTLIASHGYVIAAPQLYVMPTTSEMDEIKSAVDVIKWLSSGLDPLLPTNVKGDLSKLSLLGHSRGGKTAFSLALGWGSPSLPFSAIIGIDPVAGSKFFRPEPQILDPPSQPFKISLPITVVGTGLGPQKATPVTCACAPDGLNHIAFFKKCKPTCAHFVAVNYGHMDILDDNPPGMTGYFTNIACKNGKGPRDLMRKCCSGLVVASLKAYLDNDVSILNAIYDDPSIAPTELNPVEVIYKTPSA